A window of Zingiber officinale cultivar Zhangliang chromosome 5A, Zo_v1.1, whole genome shotgun sequence contains these coding sequences:
- the LOC121982027 gene encoding pentatricopeptide repeat-containing protein At4g15720-like, with the protein MFFESAAVVRQLRGSSDLVVVASSHAAFFKAGALTVSAFNHLVHGYARCEGVGDARRLFDEMPQRNVVSWTSLMAGYVHASQPHGAVSLFSDMMVSGARPNAFTFATALNACSHLSDIESGRAIHARSETCGSRSDVFVASALVNMYGKSNHVDDARMVFDEMVERNAVTWGSMISAYAQNARGHQAIALFGEFLGASSCAHLLPNHFMLSSVISACASTGKLGLGRTAHASVLRRGYASNEVILNGLIDMYSKCGCIDLARKVFDCIDRPSLIPCTAMIVASAKYGLGDHALQLFDEMLARGIEPNSITLLGVLHACNHCGLVDTGLLHLNSMRDKYGITPIASHYASVVDMLGRAGRLDEAYELSNQIKAKGDDALMLWSSLLSACRTHQRLDIAVEAGKRLAEFNRDVAGAYVAMSNAYVAAGKMDGATRIWTEMHRRGIKKDPACSWVEIKDVVYVFRTGDVSSASVRQDEVMELLKELEVRMRERGYVGRGNGWELDFEEEGKGVMVGVHSERLALGFGLVVTPKGMTIRVMKNLRMCRDCHEAFKLVSDIVEREIVVRDLNRFHLFRNGSCTCRDYW; encoded by the coding sequence ATGTTTTTCGAATCCGCCGCCGTAGTTCGCCAGCTACGAGGTTCGTCTGATCTGGTCGTCGTCGCCTCCTCACACGCGGCTTTCTTCAAGGCCGGCGCCCTTACCGTCTCCGCCTTCAACCATCTCGTCCACGGGTACGCGCGGTGCGAGGGCGTCGGTGATGCTCGCAGATTGTTCGACGAAATGCCCCAGCGGAACGTCGTTTCCTGGACCTCCTTGATGGCCGGCTACGTCCATGCCTCCCAGCCCCACGGCGCCGTATCCCTCTTCTCCGACATGATGGTATCCGGCGCCCGTCCTAATGCCTTCACTTTCGCGACTGCTCTCAACGCCTGCTCGCACCTCTCTGACATTGAGTCGGGTCGAGCGATCCACGCCCGGAGCGAGACCTGCGGGAGTCGGTCGGATGTCTTCGTCGCCTCTGCCCTTGTCAACATGTACGGGAAGTCCAACCATGTCGACGATGCTCGTATGGTATTCGACGAAATGGTCGAGCGGAACGCAGTCACTTGGGGTTCGATGATTTCAGCCTACGCCCAAAATGCGCGCGGGCATCAGGCGATTGCTCTGTTCGGCGAGTTCCTTGGAGCGAGCTCTTGTGCGCACTTGCTGCCCAACCACTTCATGCTATCCAGCGTCATTAGCGCTTGCGCCAGCACCGGAAAACTTGGCCTGGGGAGGACTGCGCATGCTTCGGTTCTCCGGCGAGGATATGCTTCAAATGAGGTTATCTTGAATGGATTGATCGATATGTACTCAAAATGCGGATGCATTGATCTTGCACGTAAGGTGTTTGATTGCATTGATCGTCCTTCTTTGATTCCATGCACCGCCATGATAGTCGCCTCTGCAAAGTACGGACTTGGGGATCACGCACTGCAACTGTTTGACGAAATGCTTGCTCGAGGTATTGAGCCCAACAGCATCACTCTTCTTGGCGTACTCCATGCTTGCAACCATTGTGGCCTTGTGGACACTGGCCTTCTGCACCTGAACTCGATGAGAGACAAGTATGGCATAACGCCAATAGCAAGTCACTATGCTAGTGTGGTTGATATGCTTGGTCGTGCAGGCCGTCTCGATGAAGCCTATGAATTGTCCAATCAAATTAAGGCCAAAGGCGATGATGCTCTGATGTTGTGGAGCTCCCTGCTCTCAGCTTGCAGGACGCACCAGCGCCTGGACATAGCAGTTGAGGCAGGGAAGAGGCTTGCAGAGTTCAACAGAGATGTGGCTGGTGCATATGTGGCAATGTCAAATGCATATGTTGCAGCAGGGAAGATGGATGGTGCAACAAGGATTTGGACAGAGATGCACAGGCGAGGGATCAAAAAGGATCCTGCTTGTAGCTGGGTTGAGATCAAGGATGTGGTTTATGTGTTCCGTACAGGAGATGTGTCGTCGGCCAGCGTGAGGCAGGATGAGGTGATGGAGCTGTTGAAGGAGCTGGAAGTGAGAATGAGGGAGAGAGGATATGTTGGCAGAGGAAATGGGTGGGAATTAGATTTCGAAGAGGAAGGGAAAGGCGTAATGGTTGGAGTGCACAGTGAGAGACTGGCTCTTGGGTTTGGGCTGGTAGTCACACCTAAAGGGATGACCATCAGGGTGATGAAGAACTTGAGGATGTGCAGGGACTGCCATGAGGCATTTAAACTGGTCAGTGACATTGTTGAGAGGGAGATTGTGGTGAGGGACCTGAATAGGTTCCACCTATTCAGGAATGGGTCATGCACTTGTCGGGACTACTGGTGA